The Elusimicrobiaceae bacterium genome includes a window with the following:
- a CDS encoding prepilin-type N-terminal cleavage/methylation domain-containing protein: protein MGCFRKRSKAFTLTELLVVVLVLGVLAGVAVPKFKRVLETRKTGEAESMLAAVRTEQEHRCVMGNRYLGEDKKNKLTVLANASTSKNYTYTLTNQGAIATAKGGNYTLQIPSYKEGVVCCSGDGCSALNKNYPNCNDLVATVDECTAEGGSSGGETPEPEACVPESTTSHFDIGSGTDGSGTCYKSHKKTCDEEGNAHWTETLNYCECDNSGYTWDGSTETCVKAEKQCSGPSTQSVSISHGTCTQNRTCNTSTGNWSEWQTDESTCSCDDGYTWDGSTETCVKKKCPYQEGDQTEVYKDERIAFGYCTRKYKVCDTTTGQWDYTDDDDYDNDYSNCRCDSGYTWREASKQCVSDCAMSSSDCQGSGWGEQYGNWSIDQATCTCKCTGCTAPYDKCWVETSNGKVYGTVTYSSCNKETCGWDVLKCTTPQGNEWVYKGPVIGSKSWFEDADNGGRSGHSCSKVGDTNVYSSFTSSTSGPCGVGSGGCFFGERVECESKPPYDYTSSFEIGS from the coding sequence ATGGGCTGTTTTAGAAAAAGAAGCAAAGCGTTTACTCTGACAGAACTATTGGTCGTGGTGCTGGTACTGGGTGTATTAGCCGGCGTCGCGGTGCCGAAGTTCAAGCGTGTATTGGAGACGCGCAAGACTGGCGAAGCCGAGAGCATGTTAGCGGCGGTACGCACCGAGCAAGAGCATCGGTGTGTCATGGGAAACCGTTATTTAGGCGAGGATAAGAAAAACAAGCTGACAGTATTAGCCAATGCCTCGACCAGTAAAAACTATACTTATACATTGACTAACCAAGGTGCGATTGCCACCGCAAAAGGGGGCAATTATACTTTACAGATTCCCTCTTACAAAGAAGGGGTTGTTTGCTGTTCAGGGGATGGATGTAGTGCGCTGAATAAAAACTATCCAAACTGTAATGACTTGGTTGCTACGGTAGATGAATGTACGGCAGAAGGGGGAAGCTCCGGTGGCGAAACCCCAGAACCGGAAGCCTGTGTCCCCGAATCTACTACGAGTCATTTTGACATTGGTAGTGGGACAGATGGGAGTGGAACTTGCTATAAATCCCATAAAAAAACTTGTGATGAAGAGGGCAATGCTCACTGGACAGAAACATTAAACTATTGTGAATGTGATAACTCAGGATACACGTGGGATGGCAGTACGGAGACGTGTGTAAAAGCGGAGAAGCAATGTTCCGGTCCTTCCACGCAAAGCGTTTCTATTAGCCACGGAACTTGTACGCAAAATCGTACGTGTAATACAAGTACTGGCAATTGGAGTGAGTGGCAGACGGATGAGAGCACGTGTAGTTGCGACGATGGATACACGTGGGATGGCAGTACGGAGACGTGTGTGAAAAAGAAATGTCCCTATCAGGAGGGGGATCAAACTGAAGTATATAAGGATGAAAGAATTGCTTTTGGCTATTGTACACGGAAATATAAGGTTTGTGACACAACGACCGGCCAATGGGACTATACTGATGACGACGATTACGACAACGATTACAGCAACTGTAGGTGTGATTCGGGATATACTTGGCGTGAAGCGAGTAAACAATGTGTTTCGGATTGTGCAATGAGTTCTTCTGATTGCCAAGGCTCTGGTTGGGGCGAACAGTACGGAAACTGGAGTATAGATCAAGCTACTTGTACTTGTAAGTGTACCGGCTGTACCGCTCCATATGATAAGTGTTGGGTAGAGACATCGAATGGAAAAGTATATGGAACCGTAACATATAGTTCTTGCAATAAAGAGACTTGCGGATGGGATGTTTTAAAATGTACTACTCCTCAAGGGAACGAATGGGTATACAAAGGGCCAGTTATTGGCTCTAAGAGTTGGTTTGAAGACGCGGACAACGGCGGCCGTTCGGGACACTCTTGTTCTAAGGTAGGTGATACAAATGTCTATTCATCTTTTACTAGCTCGACAAGTGGCCCATGTGGAGTTGGATCGGGTGGATGTTTCTTCGGGGAGAGAGTAGAGTGTGAATCCAAACCTCCTTATGATTATACTAGCTCTTTTGAAATAGGTTCTTAA
- a CDS encoding trypsin-like peptidase domain-containing protein, with protein sequence MKRFLTYILLIACTWPAYSKTHVEIAEENSPSIVAINVLKKDGTTFTGTGFVVTQDGVIATSRHVTDNALYVNVTFNTGAMSGQANLLGQAKEVDLAIIKIGAKDLPTVTFGDSDYVLPGQDITVIGNPRRLQNTVSSGLISQVRKKSDGIIWHQISAPISPSSSGSPVFDTQGNVISIAFSSYKGEGNQNLNFAVPSNYLVKLLNAHGYYPTVISPEDNTPSEEASWWSKFVAHIKKSWEMICRLFSRHRS encoded by the coding sequence ATGAAACGATTTCTCACATATATTTTACTCATCGCGTGTACATGGCCTGCTTATAGCAAGACACATGTGGAAATTGCGGAGGAAAATTCCCCCTCTATTGTAGCTATTAATGTGCTCAAAAAAGACGGCACTACTTTTACAGGAACCGGTTTTGTTGTCACTCAAGACGGTGTCATCGCCACCAGCCGACACGTCACAGACAATGCTTTATATGTTAATGTAACTTTTAATACAGGAGCTATGTCCGGTCAAGCCAATTTGCTGGGCCAAGCTAAAGAAGTGGATTTAGCTATCATTAAAATAGGAGCCAAAGACCTCCCCACCGTTACATTCGGCGATTCCGATTATGTCTTGCCGGGACAAGATATCACGGTTATTGGCAATCCGCGCCGCCTGCAAAATACGGTTTCTTCCGGACTTATCAGCCAAGTACGCAAAAAATCGGACGGCATTATTTGGCATCAAATCAGTGCTCCTATTTCACCCAGCTCTAGCGGAAGCCCCGTGTTTGACACGCAAGGAAACGTCATATCGATTGCTTTTTCCAGCTACAAAGGAGAAGGAAATCAAAACCTCAATTTTGCTGTTCCGTCTAATTACTTGGTAAAACTTTTAAACGCTCATGGGTACTACCCCACAGTCATCTCTCCGGAAGATAACACTCCTTCCGAAGAGGCTTCTTGGTGGAGTAAATTTGTCGCCCACATCAAAAAATCATGGGAAATGATCTGCCGCCTCTTTAGCCGGCACCGTTCCTAA
- a CDS encoding transcription elongation factor GreA, translated as MEKVYISRKKYEALMGELKDLKNTKAQLSLEIGEAAAQGDLKENAEYHAAKEKQAETLIRIQELEMTLRNAEITDNLTVDHSEARIGATVTIQDVAAELEFTYTLVGPMESNPDKGLLSVKSPLASGVLGHKEGDEFEAQLPKGPRKYKLVKLEYK; from the coding sequence ATGGAAAAAGTATATATTAGTCGTAAAAAATATGAAGCCCTGATGGGTGAATTAAAAGATTTGAAAAATACAAAGGCACAACTGTCGTTGGAAATTGGGGAGGCGGCCGCGCAAGGCGATTTGAAAGAAAATGCGGAATATCATGCAGCCAAAGAAAAACAAGCAGAAACATTGATTCGCATTCAAGAATTGGAAATGACCTTGCGTAACGCTGAAATTACCGATAATTTAACGGTAGACCATAGCGAAGCGCGTATCGGTGCGACGGTGACTATTCAGGATGTGGCGGCTGAGTTGGAGTTCACTTATACGCTAGTTGGTCCGATGGAATCAAACCCGGATAAGGGATTGTTATCAGTTAAAAGTCCGCTGGCATCCGGCGTGCTGGGTCACAAAGAAGGCGATGAATTTGAAGCGCAGTTGCCCAAAGGACCCCGTAAATATAAATTGGTGAAATTAGAATATAAATAG
- a CDS encoding leucine--tRNA ligase: protein MDNFQEIDKKQQARWEKENLFASPRLPKGKKFYCLDMFPYPSGAGLHVGHPEGYTASDILTRYKRMNGFDVLHPMGWDAFGLPAENYAIATGIHPSITTQKNIDNFRRQIKSLGLAYDWNREINTTDPDYYKWTQWIFLQLFKKGLAYESTVPINWCPSCKTGLANEEVFNGKCERCGHPIERRNLRQWILKITAYAERLLEDLDGLDWPESTLAMQKNWIGKSKGAEVTFQIADSHDKLTVFTTRPDTLFGATYMVVSPEHPILQRIVTDAQKEAVTAYQNQAANKSDLERADLNKDKTGVFTGAYAINPVNGKKIPVWTSDYVLMGYGTGAIMAVPAHDERDYAFAKKFGLEIIEVIKSEQGVKEAAFTGDGELINSGFLNGLRVRESKAKMIEWLKEKGFGQGKTTYKLRDWVFARQRYWGEPIPLVHCDKCGVVPLPEDQLPLRLPDMKQFEPSGTGESPLANATEWLRTTCPRCGGPALRETNTMPQWAGSCWYYLRYMDPHNDQALVDPEIEKAYGPVDCYIGGAEHAVLHLLYARFWHKVLYDLGVVHTKEPFQKLRHQGMILAFSYRDKLGAYHSYDEIDFKDGKAFLKSTGEELSSMVEKMSKSKKNVINPDDILSQYGADAFRMYEMFMGPFEASKPWDMKGIEGISRFLRRIVAWNESVKLTTASNPPSVEILKHKTIAKVSQDIEELHFNTAISALMVFFNDISKLEAVSQDTFDTFLKLLHPFAPHITEEIWQTNGHSDFLVRQLWPKADKEIIAQETIEMGVQINGKVRDRIQVPAKASQEKIQQTALASEKIQKYLEGMEIKKIIVVPARIINIIIAPKK, encoded by the coding sequence ATGGATAATTTTCAAGAAATAGATAAAAAACAACAAGCCCGCTGGGAAAAGGAAAATCTTTTTGCCAGCCCCCGTTTGCCGAAAGGTAAAAAATTTTACTGCTTAGACATGTTCCCTTATCCGTCGGGAGCGGGATTGCACGTCGGCCATCCGGAAGGATACACGGCCTCCGACATTTTGACTCGTTATAAACGCATGAACGGTTTTGATGTGTTGCACCCTATGGGTTGGGATGCTTTTGGCTTACCCGCCGAAAACTATGCGATTGCCACCGGCATCCACCCCTCCATTACCACGCAAAAAAACATCGATAATTTTAGACGGCAAATCAAATCGTTGGGACTGGCGTATGATTGGAACCGTGAAATTAATACCACAGATCCCGATTACTATAAATGGACACAATGGATTTTCTTGCAATTGTTTAAGAAGGGCCTTGCCTATGAATCGACCGTACCTATCAACTGGTGCCCTTCCTGCAAAACAGGGCTTGCCAACGAAGAAGTATTTAATGGAAAGTGCGAACGTTGCGGACACCCAATCGAACGCCGCAATTTACGTCAATGGATTTTGAAAATTACCGCTTACGCCGAACGTTTACTCGAAGATTTAGACGGACTGGACTGGCCGGAGAGCACCCTGGCTATGCAAAAGAACTGGATTGGCAAGAGCAAAGGGGCCGAGGTTACCTTCCAAATCGCTGACTCTCACGATAAACTAACCGTCTTCACCACGCGCCCGGATACCCTGTTTGGCGCGACGTATATGGTCGTTTCGCCGGAACATCCTATTTTGCAACGCATCGTAACCGATGCCCAAAAAGAAGCCGTGACCGCTTACCAAAACCAAGCCGCTAATAAGAGCGATTTGGAACGCGCCGATTTGAATAAAGACAAAACCGGTGTCTTTACAGGGGCCTACGCCATTAACCCGGTCAACGGTAAAAAAATACCCGTTTGGACCTCTGATTATGTATTGATGGGTTACGGCACCGGTGCCATTATGGCAGTGCCCGCCCACGACGAAAGAGACTACGCTTTTGCGAAAAAATTCGGTTTAGAAATTATTGAAGTCATCAAAAGCGAGCAAGGAGTAAAAGAGGCCGCTTTTACAGGAGACGGAGAGCTCATAAATTCCGGCTTTTTAAACGGACTGCGAGTACGTGAAAGCAAAGCCAAAATGATTGAATGGCTCAAAGAAAAAGGATTTGGACAGGGCAAAACTACTTATAAACTGCGTGATTGGGTGTTTGCCCGTCAACGTTATTGGGGAGAGCCGATTCCGCTTGTTCATTGCGATAAATGCGGTGTCGTGCCTCTGCCGGAAGATCAACTCCCCCTGCGCCTGCCCGATATGAAACAATTTGAACCCTCCGGCACGGGTGAGTCTCCTTTAGCCAATGCTACCGAGTGGCTGCGCACTACGTGCCCCCGTTGCGGCGGACCGGCTTTGCGCGAGACCAACACCATGCCGCAATGGGCAGGTTCCTGCTGGTATTATTTGCGCTATATGGACCCCCACAATGATCAAGCATTGGTAGACCCGGAAATTGAAAAAGCCTACGGCCCCGTAGATTGCTATATTGGCGGAGCGGAACACGCGGTACTACATTTATTATATGCCCGTTTCTGGCATAAAGTACTCTATGATTTGGGTGTAGTACATACCAAAGAGCCGTTCCAAAAACTGCGTCACCAAGGTATGATTTTGGCCTTTTCTTACCGCGATAAATTAGGGGCCTATCATAGTTATGACGAAATAGATTTTAAGGACGGAAAAGCCTTCTTGAAAAGCACCGGAGAGGAATTATCCTCCATGGTGGAAAAGATGTCTAAATCCAAAAAGAATGTCATCAACCCCGACGATATCCTCAGCCAATACGGCGCCGATGCTTTCCGCATGTATGAAATGTTTATGGGTCCGTTTGAGGCCAGTAAACCGTGGGATATGAAAGGGATTGAAGGGATTTCTCGTTTCTTACGGCGTATTGTGGCTTGGAACGAAAGCGTAAAACTAACCACCGCTTCTAATCCGCCGTCTGTGGAAATTCTCAAACATAAAACGATTGCCAAAGTGAGCCAAGACATTGAAGAACTGCATTTCAATACGGCCATTTCGGCGCTGATGGTCTTTTTCAATGACATCAGTAAATTGGAAGCCGTCAGCCAAGATACGTTTGACACTTTCCTCAAACTCTTACACCCGTTTGCCCCGCATATTACGGAAGAAATTTGGCAAACCAACGGTCATAGTGATTTCCTCGTCCGTCAGCTGTGGCCCAAAGCCGATAAGGAAATCATCGCGCAGGAAACCATTGAAATGGGTGTACAAATTAACGGAAAAGTGCGCGACCGCATCCAAGTGCCGGCCAAAGCCAGTCAAGAAAAAATTCAACAAACCGCCTTGGCCAGCGAAAAAATACAAAAGTATTTAGAGGGCATGGAAATAAAAAAGATTATCGTCGTGCCAGCCCGCATTATCAATATCATTATTGCCCCTAAAAAATAA
- the holA gene encoding DNA polymerase III subunit delta, whose product MPKSTADKISKSLAKGTISPVYLLTGEDLFRKKELIDQIKTAVHPDDFNLYSSSADKADMGEVLALANTAPVFSDKRLVILTDIEKLRKDPKEALMRYLENPLDTTVLVLTHNDSKKLKTDKTLPAVVAEHGETANLDELKRDDLVQWIRNRFAQQNLQADFEAIETLCETVGADLNALSQEIEKLALYTAERNDKNISKKDVLAGVGFSKEENPFELSNAIQYLNKNRALAQIDKLLGSGETPISVLSKISYPLQKMARIKMMANAGMAPSDISRAAGLMFWETSLVNRAGSFPSVDTFVKTLDRVIEADKAFKTSTASDPKTLLKGIIMTLFAGR is encoded by the coding sequence ATGCCTAAGTCCACCGCCGATAAAATCAGCAAATCTTTAGCTAAAGGAACTATCTCTCCCGTTTATTTACTGACGGGAGAAGATTTATTCCGCAAAAAAGAGCTGATTGACCAAATCAAAACGGCGGTACATCCCGATGACTTCAATCTTTATTCTTCTTCCGCAGACAAAGCGGATATGGGCGAAGTGCTTGCGCTAGCCAACACAGCCCCGGTATTTTCAGACAAACGTTTAGTGATTTTAACGGATATTGAAAAACTGCGCAAAGACCCCAAAGAGGCCCTGATGCGTTATTTGGAAAATCCGCTAGACACCACGGTACTTGTTTTGACCCACAATGACAGTAAAAAACTCAAAACGGACAAAACACTTCCCGCCGTAGTTGCCGAGCACGGAGAAACCGCTAATTTGGACGAATTAAAGCGCGATGATTTGGTCCAGTGGATACGTAACCGTTTTGCCCAACAAAATTTGCAGGCAGATTTTGAAGCCATTGAAACATTGTGCGAAACGGTAGGGGCGGACTTAAATGCTTTGTCACAAGAAATTGAAAAATTGGCCTTATATACCGCCGAGCGGAACGATAAAAATATCTCTAAAAAAGACGTGCTGGCCGGAGTTGGATTTTCCAAGGAAGAAAACCCGTTTGAGCTGTCCAATGCGATTCAATACTTAAATAAAAATAGAGCCTTAGCCCAAATTGATAAACTGCTGGGTAGCGGAGAAACACCTATATCGGTACTAAGCAAAATTTCTTATCCGTTGCAAAAAATGGCTCGTATCAAGATGATGGCAAACGCGGGGATGGCTCCGTCTGATATTTCACGCGCAGCGGGACTTATGTTTTGGGAAACATCCCTCGTCAACCGGGCGGGTTCTTTTCCGTCTGTAGACACGTTTGTCAAAACCTTAGACCGCGTGATTGAGGCCGATAAAGCCTTCAAAACCTCTACCGCCTCCGACCCCAAAACCCTGCTCAAAGGGATCATCATGACGCTCTTTGCCGGAAGATAA